Proteins encoded by one window of Carassius auratus strain Wakin chromosome 8, ASM336829v1, whole genome shotgun sequence:
- the LOC113106780 gene encoding uncharacterized protein LOC113106780 — protein sequence MFYYFKGELIGVEYLYQQTGKVLQDYKLAIEESETTEVGIEVDEGYAELEEFQDITVPTFDTERTPAASSQASVSAASAASFPTPPATSPTSSLFVVPPSSVSSPVSSSLHAESNLELFPGAHSLDRLSAETDRPTLEENTSHDDSVGPDNIEGYGAVQDLAEFLVSLRDHRLALSGEECIKIISLWQALGEYDKKKTIYPPRNQTNLKQGRFRATKKIVAPGVESSKRCFVGAHSPAQWPDCNRVVEAIFIRLCALYPNAVRCDGVRVSRFTVVACAYKHIQDRYII from the exons atgttttactattttaaagGTGAGCTTATTGGAGTGGAATATCTTTACCAGCAAACTGGTAAAGTTCTGCAGGACTACAAGTTGGCCATTGAAGAGTCAGAGACTACTGAGGTTGGTATAGAGGTGGATGAAGGTTATGCTGAACTTGAGGAGTTTCAGGACATCACTGTCCCCACCTTTGACACTGAACGGACACCTGCTGCCTCTTCACAAGCATCAGTGTCTGCAGCATCTGCAGCATCATTTCCAACTCCTCCAGCAACCAGCCCCACGTCATCACTGTTTGTGGTCCCTCCATCATCAGTGTCATCTCCTGTCAGCAGCTCACTGCACGCTGAATCAAATCTAGAACTCTTTCCTGGAGCACATAGCT TGGACCGATTATCTGCAGAAACGGATCGTCCAACATTGGAAGAGAACACTTCACATGAT GATTCGGTTGGACCTGATAATATTGAGGGGTATGGAGCCGTGCAGGACTTGGCAGAGTTTTTGGTTAGCCTCAGAGACCACCGTCTGGCTTTGTCGGGAGAAGAGTGCATCAAGATCATCTCCCTATGGCAGGCATTGGGGGAGTATGACAAGAAAAAGACCATTTACCCACCACGTAACCAAACCAACCTAAAACAGGGACGATTCAGGGCCACTAAGAAGATTGTGGCCCCAGGTGTGGAGAGCAGCAAAAG GTGTTTCGTTGGGGCTCACAGTCCTGCACAGTGGCCTGACTGCAACCGAGTGGTGGAGGCCATTTTCATAAGGCTCTGTGCTCTCTACCCAAACGCGGTGCGCTGTGATGGAGTGAGGGTGTCCCGCTTCACTGTGGTAGCATGTGCTTACAAGCACATCCAagatagatatataatataa
- the LOC113107639 gene encoding 5'-nucleotidase domain-containing protein 2-like gives MACKKLGSLSNAMWQRSTTCRVSLCAGLKIPAFACGSFASAGATMNGQNCCKDGHNCGPTRNLAANHSPAAAAVTSHRHQIVGKNRGEESLTKSGRAFSSTAPQINSKTYLWARYNEMKRLVHDLIPPGVCSLLNPSTIYANNEVNLEEVDIYGFDYDYTLALYSSALDEMIYNKAREFLVQHYKYPEGISKYDYIPNFATRGLHYDIQKGLLMKIDAFHYIQLGTVYRGLKPVPDDEVMKLYGGSNHVPLHQVSGFYGKGPKMKQFMDVFSIPEMTLLAAANDYFISNDIEYDPVHLYKDVSDAIGMVHIKGYMYKWIMQDLEKYILRGDETYAVLHRLASQGKKLFLITNSPFSFVDKGMKYMVGKEWRDFFDVVIVQADKPHFFNDCVKPFRRLDSNGDLQWDRIKSLDKGQIYKQGNLVDFLKLTGWRGSKVFYFGDHLYSDLADLMLRHGWRTGAIVPELEVETKVVNTEQYAQSLTWLQALTGLLERMQMYRDPESKKVLQEWLKEREELRAVTKNLFNPHFGSIFRTCHNPTYFSRRLCRFSDLYMASISCLLNYDLSYTFYPRRTPLQHEAPLWMDQLCTGCMKTPFLEEMAHIR, from the exons ATGGCTTGCAAAAAATTAGGCAGTTTAAGTAACGCAATGTGGCAAAGAAGCACCACATGCAGAGTTTCGCTGTGCGCAGGATTGAAAATTCCTGCTTTTGCTTGTGGAAGCTTCGCCTCGGCTGGTGCAACAATGAACGGACAGAACTGCTGCAAAGATGGACACAACTGTGGACCCACGAGAAATTTAGCAGCTAATCATAGCCCTGCTGCAGCCGCGGTCACATCACACAGACACCAGATCGTGGGCAAAAATAGAGGCGAAGAATCTCTTACCAAATCTGGCAGGGCTTTCTCATCCACGGCCCCGCAGATCAACAGTAAAACTTACTTGTGGGCGAGATACAATGAGATGAAACGGCTCGTGCACG ATTTGATTCCTCCTGGGGTGTGCAGTCTTTTGAACCCTTCCACCATCTATGCAAACAATGAGGTGAACCTGGAAGAGGTGGACATCTACGGCTTTGACTATGATTACACGCTCGCGCTCTATTCCAGCGCGCTGGACGAGATGATATACAACAAGGCGCGAGAGTTTCTCGTCCAGCACTACAAG TATCCCGAGGGAATCAGTAAGTATGACTATATTCCCAACTTTGCAACTCGGGGACTTCACTACGACATCCAAAAG GGACTACTGATGAAAATTGATGCCTTCCATTATATCCAGTTGGGCACTGTTTATAG GGGTCTGAAGCCTGtccctgatgatgaggtcatgaaACTCTATGGAGGTTCAAATCATGTTCCCCTCCACCAAGTCAGTGGATTTTACGGCAAG GGCCCCAAAATGAAGCAGTTTATGGATGTGTTCTCCATCCCTGAGATGACTCTCTTGGCTGCTGCGAACGATTACTTCATCTCAAATGACATAGAGTACGACCCAGTGCATCTTTACAAAGATGTCTCA GATGCAATTGGAATGGTGCATATCAAAGGTTACATGTACAAATGGATCATGCAAGATCTTG AGAAATACATTCTCCGAGGAGACGAAACGTACGCTGTGTTGCACCGGCTGGCCAGTCAGGGGAAGAAGCTTTTCCTTATTACCAACAGCCCCTTCAGCTTTGT cgaTAAAGGCATGAAGTACATGGTTGGAAAGGAGTGGAGGGACTTCTTTGACGTTGTCATTGTTCAAGCTGACAAAcctcatttttttaatgactgcgTAAA ACCATTTAGACGTTTGGACAGCAATGGAGACTTGCAGTGGGATAGAATCAAGAGTTTGGATAAGGGACAGATCTATAAACAG gGAAACCTTGTGGATTTTCTGAAGCTAACAGGATGGCGAGGATCCAAGGTTTTTTATTTTGGAGATCATCTCTACAGTGACTTGGCA GATCTCATGCTGCGTCATGGGTGGAGGACGGGAGCGATCGTGCCTGAACTGGAGGTGGAGACTAAGGTGGTGAACACAGAGCAGTACGCTCAAAGTCTCACGTGGTTGCAGGCGCTCACCGGACTGCTGGAGCGCATGCAG ATGTATCGGGACCCTGAGTCCAAGAAGGTTCTGCAGGAGtggctgaaagagagagaggagttaCG GGCAGTCACCAAGAACCTCTTCAACCCTCACTTTGGCAGCATATTCCGTACCTGTCACAACCCCACATACTTTTCCCGCCGCCTGTGCCGTTTCTCAGACCTCTACATGGCCTCTATCAGCTGCCTGCTGAACTACGACCTCTCATACACCTTTTACCCTCGCCGAACACCCCTGCAGCACGAAGCCCCGCTCTGGATGGACCAGCTCTGCACTGGCTGCATGAAGACTCCCTTCTTAGAAGAGATGGCCCATATTCGTTAA